From Anticarsia gemmatalis isolate Benzon Research Colony breed Stoneville strain chromosome 3, ilAntGemm2 primary, whole genome shotgun sequence, one genomic window encodes:
- the LOC142987683 gene encoding U11/U12 small nuclear ribonucleoprotein 25 kDa protein, producing MDTLEVVKEVTEDLSHDDLLEATEAAVGAILKNDSLLKDLHDDIIIEEISSQIAVEHGQSITIFVNRDALESLKVIIPQDATVRGLKKAIARHFELYQKRAGINVNISWKYIWRTYSLNYDSTVLDNDEACIQDYGVTNKVTLTFKKKKRKTQIT from the exons ATGGACACATTGGAAGTAGTAAAAGAAGTGACTGAAGATTTGTCTCACGACGATTTGCTAGAGGCTACGGAAGCTGCAGTCGGCGCGATTTTGAAAAATGATTCCTTGCTCAAAGATCTTCATGACGATATTATTATTGAGGAAATTTCTTCGCAG ATTGCTGTAGAACATGGGCAATCAataaccatttttgtaaatcGGGATGCTCTTGAATCTTTGAAAGTTATT ATTCCACAAGATGCCACAGTGAGGGGTCTAAAAAAGGCAATAGCAAGGCATTTTGAACTGTACCAAAAGAGAGCGGgaataaatgttaatatatcTTGGAAATACATTTGGAGGACTTACAGCCTTAACTATGACAGTACTGTTCTTGACAATGATGAAGCCTGTATACAAGACTATGGAGTAACTAACAAAGTCACACTGACAttcaagaaaaagaaaagaaaaacacaaattaCTTGA
- the LOC142987685 gene encoding mitochondrial import inner membrane translocase subunit Tim13-like encodes MDSLSTGSLSGAQKEELMDQVKQQIAIANAQELLTKMSEKCFKKCINKPGTALDNSEQKCIAMCMDRYMDAWNLVSRTYSSRIQRERNNM; translated from the coding sequence ATGGATAGTTTATCCACGGGTTCGCTCTCTGGAGCACAGAAAGAAGAATTGATGGATCAAGTGAAACAGCAGATAGCCATCGCGAATGCCCAGGAACTTCTTACGAAGATGTCGGAGAAGTGTTTCAAAAAGTGTATCAATAAACCAGGCACAGCTCTGGATAATTCTGAACAGAAATGCATAGCTATGTGTATGGACAGGTATATGGATGCATGGAACCTGGTGTCGCGGACCTACAGCAGTCGTATCCAGCGCGAGAGGAACAACATGTGA
- the LOC142987684 gene encoding uncharacterized protein LOC142987684 — translation MPREKSRYRDRRSSSYSSESSYERKKSKSKHKRRSRSRDRSESSSHRRRRSTSRSSRTKHKRRSYSRSLSRDRDRYESRSRRRSTSRSRSKRDRSRSLSSSRSKTKYHKKKSKRSRSPSSRSSSSEIEHSFAPHKKINLDDTETKVEKAIKAAEAAGLTMTKIPTYEYKEVEIKEDMPTIHDRNLLAELNTDSFIPKTFTSSRTKKASQNIVIDLNSETVKVPETEIKVQNDDSIINFDEIPSEEELKEMWIQKLYHYRKKMVKGEVT, via the exons ATGCCTCGTGAGAAAAGCAGATACAGAGACAGGAGGAGTTCCTCATACAGTTCTGAATCATCGTACGAACGAAAAAAGTCGAAAAGCAAGCACAAACGCAGATCGAGATCCAGAGATCGCTCGGAGTCAAGCAGTCACCGGCGACGGCGATCTACCTCTCGTAGTTCGCGAACTAAACATAAGAGAAGGAGTTATTCTCGAAGTTTGTCTAGAGACCGGGACAGATACGAGTCTAGGTCGAGAAGACGGTCCACATCGAGATCTCGGTCCAAACGTGATAGATCAAGGTCTTTGTCGAGTTCTAGAAGTAAAACAAAGTACCACAAGAAGAAATCTAAGCGTTCGCGCTCTCCTAGCAGTCGTTCTAGTTCCTCAGAGATAG aaCATTCATTTGCTCCTCACAAGAAGATTAATCTCGATGACACAGAAACAAAAGTTGAGAAAGCTATCAAAGCAGCAGAGGCTGCAGGATTGACAATGACCAAAATTCCTACATATGAGTACAAGGAGGTTGAAATCAAGGAGGACATGCCTACAATTCATGACAGGAACTTACTGGCTGAACTAAACACTGACTCTTTTATACCTAAGACTTTCACTTCCTCAAGAACTAAGAAAGCATCACAGAATATTGTGATAGATTTGAACTCGGAGACTGTTAAAGTACCTGAGACTGAGATCAAAGTACAGAATGATGATTCTATTATCAATTTTGAT gAGATACCAAGTGAAGAAGAATTAAAAGAAATGTGGATACAAAAGCTATACCATTACAGAAAGAAAATGGTCAAGGGtgaagtaacataa